Proteins encoded together in one Gigantopelta aegis isolate Gae_Host chromosome 8, Gae_host_genome, whole genome shotgun sequence window:
- the LOC121379142 gene encoding serine/arginine-rich splicing factor 4-like: MMETKVSTSRSGSAQSESSRCGTPVDEGATNDGVESTSSDKQTSPPMKTPSSMIMKIVDAISIIKDKKGTSAQAIRKYIATTSMANVPPQLLKGQIRKALREALKRGILVRPKGSKTSGVTGRYRLGFGKSVEEDDPCFKRPSGKGKKGGKGGKRSGKGGSRKGKGSQSRSKRGKSKGGRSKGSRPKGGASRGRTKSKKGVSRSKSKSRSSRSGCAPKKGKSQRSQSRSKSAKSRPRPASKGRSRSKSRGSKSARSQSRRAPKGRSQSKSRESKAAKSNSGRCQSKGASKGRSLSKSVGSKSRRSRASRGASRSGSRRRKGKSSTASKGASRSASKGRSRSGRRQSRCKSGKPAKSSRSRSRGASSRSRGQKRSKKASRSRASKSKSKGASKSGSRRRKRPASRGGNAALQAKRQRRSSSKGSKGSKETESSKECKESKPLCKSEKTEEDEKGEKKVSAASRGQKRSKSAAKSRSRSRKRSSSKGAASRGASRSGSRSRKGKRSSSKGGSRKGSRCQTRKRSSSKGASRSGSRRRKQKPSSKKGAAKSGASRSRSKSRKRSSSKRAASSGKPSSSKGSTESKGSKESNATKCKCKCECTCEKGKNAEKAGEEDGEKRCPDK, from the coding sequence ATGATGGAAACGAAGGTGTCTACCTCCCGGTCTGGGTCGGCCCAGTCCGAGTCGTCTAGATGCGGAACACCCGTCGATGAAGGAGCCACAAATGATGGTGTTGAATCTACTAGCAGTGATAAACAAACATCCCCACCAATGAAGACTCCATCGTCCATGATCATGAAAATTGTGGATGCCATCAGCATCATCAAGGACAAAAAGGGAACATCTGCTCAGGCAATTCGAAAATACATTGCCACTACCAGCATGGCAAATGTCCCTCCACAACTGCTGAAAGGGCAGATAAGGAAAGCACTCAGGGAAGCCCTGAAAAGGGGCATTTTGGTTCGACCGAAAGGTTCAAAAACCTCTGGCGTCACTGGCCGTTACCGTCTTGGTTTTGGCAAGTCTGTTGAAGAAGACGACCCTTGTTTTAAACGTCCAAGTGGGAAAGGTAAAAAAGGTGGTAAAGGCGGTAAGCGCAGTGGTAAAGGTGGCAGCCGAAAAGGAAAAGGATCGCAAAGTAGATCTAAACGTGGCAAGTCGAAAGGTGGTCGTTCAAAGGGTAGTCGACCAAAAGGTGGTGCATCAAGAGGCCGCACCAAGTCTAAAAAAGGAGTATCTCGAAGTAAAAGTAAATCTAGAAGTAGCCGATCCGGATGTGCACCAAAAAAAGGTAAATCGCAACGATCTCAAAGTAGATCTAAATCAGCAAAAAGCAGACCCCGACCTGCATCAAAAGGTAGATCGCGAAGTAAATCGCGAGGATCTAAATCTGCAAGAAGCCAATCCCGACGTGCACCAAAAGGTAGATCGCAAAGTAAATCGCGAGAATCTAAAGCTGCAAAAAGCAATTCCGGACGTTGCCAATCAAAAGGTGCCTCAAAAGGTAGATCGCTAAGTAAATCGGTAGGATCTAAATCTAGAAGAAGCCGTGCATCACGAGGTGCATCGAGAAGTGGATCGAGACGTCGAAAAGGAAAGAGCAGTACAGCATCAAAAGGTGCATCGAGAAGTGCATCAAAAGGTAGATCACGGTCCGGACGTCGCCAATCGCGATGTAAATCGGGAAAACCAGCTAAATCTAGTAGAAGCCGGTCACGAGGTGCATCAAGTCGATCGCGAGGTCAGAAACGATCAAAAAAAGCATCGAGAAGTCGGGCATCAAAAAGTAAATCAAAAGGTGCATCGAAAAGTGGATCGAGACGTCGAAAACGTCCAGCATCACGCGGTGGCAACGCAGCACTTCAAGCAAAGCGTCAACGCCGTTCATCGTCGAAGGGATCTAAAGGATCCAAAGAAACCGAGTCATCCAAAGAATGTAAGGAATCAAAACCCTTATGCAAAAGCGAAAAAACCGAGGAAGACGAGAAAGGCGAAAAGAAAGTAAGTGCAGCATCGCGAGGTCAAAAGCGATCCAAAAGTGCAGCGAAAAGTCGATCGAGAAGTCGAAAGCGTAGTTCGTCGAAAGGTGCGGCAAGCCGTGGAGCATCGAGAAGTGGATCGAGAAGTCGAAAAGGAAAGCGTAGTTCGTCGAAAGGTGGATCGAGAAAGGGATCTCGATGTCAAACACGAAAGCGTAGTTCGTCGAAAGGTGCATCGAGAAGTGGATCGCGACGTCGAAAACAAAAGCCTAGTTCGAAGAAAGGTGCGGCGAAAAGTGGGGCATCGAGAAGTCGATCGAAAAGTCGAAAGCGTAGTTCGTCGAAACGTGCGGCTAGCAGTGGAAAGCCTAGTTCATCCAAGGGATCCACAGAATCCAAGGGATCCAAGGAATCAAATGCAACCAAATGCAAGTGCAAGTGTGAGTGCACGTGCGAGAAAGGCAAAAATGCCGAGAAAGCCGGGGAAGAAGACGGAGAAAAAAGATGTCCAGACAAATAG